The Citrifermentans bemidjiense Bem genome window below encodes:
- the vgrG gene encoding type VI secretion system tip protein VgrG produces the protein MSTESTIPTPATPDVCTVDLLVEGTSIPGEYHVLSVAVRKEINRIPTATLVLRDGEASKATFQISNSDHFLPGNKVEIRLGYRSNNETVFKGVVIKQGISIRKSGSILTVECRDEAVKMTCGAKSRYYTDMKDSDIMEQVIASYGLDKDVQATKPDLKEVTQYNATDWDFLLCRAEANGQVVIVSDGKVSVSQPAASDEPVLSVGYGSTLLELDAEIDARRQSTGVVARSWSGTDQDVLEAEAKEPAKTVAGNLAPDALAKVLGSDPYEMRHGGKLTTPELQAWADGRLLRERLAKVRGRAKFQGFAKVAPGKVMEVNGIGERFQGRFYVAGVRHAVDKGNWETDVQFGLSTESFAETFDLRPLPASGLLPAVSGLHMGVVTVLENDPQGEDRIKVRLPLVNKAEEGLWARLATLDAGNKRGTFFRPEIGDEVVVGFLGDDPCHPVVLGMCNSSAKPAPEPAKDRNHRKGYVSRSKLKFTFDDQNKVVLLETPGGNRLALSEADKGIVIKDQNGNKIIMDNTGVRIESSKDLTLKAAKNVSIEASASLSLKAQTSFKAEGTASAEVSGASTTVKGSAKTVIQGGIVQIN, from the coding sequence GTGAGCACCGAGTCGACCATTCCCACGCCAGCGACGCCGGACGTCTGCACGGTCGACCTCCTTGTGGAGGGTACGTCCATTCCGGGCGAGTACCATGTCCTCTCCGTCGCGGTGAGAAAGGAGATCAACCGCATCCCCACGGCCACCCTGGTGCTGCGCGACGGGGAGGCATCGAAGGCGACCTTCCAGATCAGCAACAGCGACCACTTCCTCCCCGGGAACAAGGTGGAGATAAGGCTCGGATACCGGTCGAACAACGAAACGGTGTTCAAAGGGGTGGTGATAAAGCAGGGGATCAGCATCCGCAAGAGCGGCAGCATCCTGACTGTCGAGTGCCGCGACGAGGCGGTGAAGATGACCTGCGGCGCCAAGAGCCGCTACTACACCGACATGAAGGACAGCGACATCATGGAGCAGGTCATCGCTTCCTACGGGCTCGACAAGGACGTGCAGGCGACCAAGCCGGACCTTAAGGAAGTAACGCAGTACAACGCGACCGATTGGGATTTCCTCCTCTGCCGGGCTGAGGCGAACGGCCAGGTGGTGATCGTGAGCGACGGCAAGGTGAGTGTGAGCCAGCCGGCCGCAAGCGACGAACCGGTCCTCTCGGTGGGATACGGCAGCACCCTTCTGGAACTGGACGCGGAGATAGACGCCCGCAGGCAAAGCACTGGCGTCGTGGCCCGCAGTTGGAGCGGGACGGACCAAGACGTGCTGGAAGCCGAGGCGAAGGAGCCGGCGAAGACCGTGGCGGGAAACCTGGCCCCGGACGCACTGGCAAAGGTTCTGGGAAGCGACCCATACGAGATGAGGCACGGCGGGAAACTCACCACCCCCGAGCTGCAGGCGTGGGCCGACGGCCGGCTCCTCAGGGAGCGCCTGGCCAAGGTGCGCGGCAGGGCCAAGTTCCAGGGGTTCGCCAAGGTGGCGCCGGGGAAGGTCATGGAAGTGAACGGCATCGGCGAGAGGTTCCAGGGGAGGTTCTACGTGGCAGGCGTGCGCCACGCGGTGGACAAGGGGAACTGGGAGACCGACGTTCAGTTCGGGTTGAGCACCGAGAGCTTCGCCGAGACCTTCGATCTCCGCCCGCTCCCGGCATCGGGCCTACTTCCCGCGGTGAGCGGGCTGCATATGGGGGTGGTAACGGTCCTGGAAAACGACCCGCAGGGGGAGGACCGAATCAAAGTCCGCCTGCCGCTGGTGAACAAAGCCGAGGAAGGGCTCTGGGCGCGGCTGGCGACGCTCGACGCCGGCAACAAGAGAGGGACCTTTTTCCGCCCCGAGATAGGCGACGAGGTGGTGGTCGGATTCCTCGGAGACGACCCCTGCCACCCGGTGGTGCTGGGGATGTGCAACAGCAGCGCGAAGCCCGCCCCGGAACCGGCCAAGGACAGGAACCACCGCAAAGGGTACGTCAGCCGGTCGAAGCTCAAGTTCACCTTCGACGACCAGAACAAGGTGGTGCTCCTGGAGACGCCGGGGGGCAACAGGCTGGCACTCTCGGAAGCGGACAAGGGGATCGTCATCAAAGATCAAAACGGCAACAAGATCATCATGGACAACACCGGCGTGCGGATAGAGAGCAGCAAGGACCTGACTCTGAAAGCGGCGAAGAACGTGAGCATCGAGGCCTCGGCCAGCCTGAGTCTGAAGGCGCAGACCTCGTTCAAGGCCGAGGGTACTGCCAGCGCCGAGGTATCCGGCGCGAGCACCACGGTCAAGGGAAGCGCCAAGACGGTGATCCAGGGGGGGATCGTGCAGATCAACTAA
- a CDS encoding PAAR domain-containing protein, translating into MLPAARVTDLIVSAATQGVPTPIIPPGAVNVLIAGLPAARMGDTCGADVVIKGSATVFIGGLPAARMADSTAGGGVILPPCALTVLIGG; encoded by the coding sequence ATGCTGCCAGCAGCGAGGGTTACAGACCTGATAGTGAGCGCGGCGACGCAGGGGGTGCCTACGCCGATCATCCCTCCCGGGGCGGTGAACGTGCTCATCGCCGGACTCCCCGCGGCGCGCATGGGGGATACCTGCGGCGCGGACGTCGTCATCAAGGGCTCGGCCACGGTGTTCATCGGGGGACTCCCCGCCGCCAGAATGGCCGATTCGACCGCGGGGGGCGGGGTAATTCTCCCCCCCTGCGCCCTGACTGTGCTTATCGGAGGGTAA
- a CDS encoding GPW/gp25 family protein: MNLDFLGRGWSFPPTFDKGLPGVEMLEQEADILASLQVLLSTAQGERVMLPLFGCNLDELVFESLDTGTKALMTDKIESAILYHEPRIDLESVRLDDTRELEGVVLIEVIYRVRTTNSRFNFVYPFFKLEGTDLDLAATVTLLPDND; this comes from the coding sequence ATGAACCTCGATTTCCTCGGCCGCGGCTGGTCGTTTCCCCCGACCTTCGACAAGGGGCTCCCCGGCGTGGAGATGCTGGAACAGGAGGCGGACATCTTGGCGAGCCTGCAAGTGTTGCTCAGCACGGCGCAGGGGGAGCGGGTCATGCTGCCGCTGTTCGGCTGCAACCTGGACGAACTGGTCTTCGAGAGCCTCGACACCGGCACCAAAGCGCTGATGACGGACAAGATCGAATCGGCGATCCTCTACCACGAGCCGCGCATCGACCTGGAAAGCGTACGTCTCGACGACACGAGGGAACTGGAAGGGGTGGTGCTGATCGAGGTCATCTACCGGGTCAGGACCACCAACTCCCGCTTCAACTTCGTCTACCCCTTCTTCAAGCTGGAGGGTACCGACCTCGACCTCGCGGCCACGGTCACCCTGCTGCCGGACAACGACTAG
- a CDS encoding baseplate J/gp47 family protein — protein sequence MSRSDCKQNRDPLQLVREGTSREERLFPALDPGYAPVDERAAAHHMVFAQAYSAFLNYFNADNVQDGDWQPFFSGDVSVQLALAAVQDVDAYRIRIKEYLDFLKDLNFQSDEAKAKEYLGYLFSAAATLARQFDIFQAALPADLPLKSMLQALLQSQLALALNRLISYYKADLALPQPDSLIAEAAPDLVVLGKSAVTFAEVYQGGLTGEWITDGSADWAAYTNGVLPDASVYGSGIEAYQRINHIATHNLFTSALDQFLKAYARTAAEAAKGLEASLTQRDDHQPHYALFLTFLRLFAYARDGANTLTGRHLDFYYRIILQLKEKEARPGHAHLLIELAKQPPEHLVLAGELFKAGKDALGHDAFFANDRDFVANQAQVAALMTVYRHGSEKVGVTAPSSLQQGRIFASPVANSEDGIGGELTSNDKSWHPFHNKKYQDGTLAKIDMPKAEIGFGVASHYLYLAQGERSVTLSFQSQPTAARDFKDDVVCLFSSEKGWLEKAPVSFAQETGGLVLRIDLSGADPAVVAYSAKLHGYSFATELPVLLVKLKHRDDAPFAYPELEPVTLTQAGLTVEVTGLKTAALSNDFGPVGASKPFQPFGPSPVANGSFVIGSGEMFQKSLTYAQVNVQWQSTPAPFNGASVSVVTEYLQGGVWRQYKTSLQADVTSTTFDLLGEPQSADAPPYSDAPAPPENEQFQTSSRNGFVRLRLAADFGQSDYEQALIDYIKRVTDSDPNNDGEKPVAPTGPYVTGLTLDYGAQQTIALDQADRGKFEARQALFFHLDPFGYAEQHPYLKSTVPAAIPSMTLLPQFKHLNRDDPKLPKGVPVPHEAEFYVGVAGLVPPQNLALLFQVVDGSADPLSIKPKPHIDWSYLQQNEWVPFGHGEVEDRTAELIDSGIVTLSIPRGASSDNTLLPADQYWVRAAVKSNSDSVCRLILVAAQALQATFEDQGNDPAFVGGTLHAGIIAKLAQPDADVKKVSQPFASFGGRGKEAPADFYTRVSERLRHKDRAIAQWDYERLVLEGFPQIYRVKCLNHTQYEPDATGSGIYRELAPGHVTVVTIPDLRLAALRDPLRPYTSLGLLDKISAYLAQRLSCFVRLHVRNPLFEEVQVDCKVTLQPGLDQSFYEQKVKEAITRFLSPWAFPGGGNPSFGGKVRKSVLIDFVEELPYVDCVMDFRLLHSYIDADGNARTDEVDEAAGSTTVSILVSARKHLVAAINPAEEETPGELCRCLA from the coding sequence ATGAGCCGAAGTGACTGCAAACAAAACCGCGATCCGCTGCAACTGGTACGGGAGGGCACCAGCCGGGAAGAGCGGCTCTTCCCCGCGCTGGACCCGGGCTACGCGCCGGTGGACGAGCGGGCCGCGGCGCACCACATGGTGTTCGCGCAGGCGTACTCGGCCTTTCTCAACTACTTCAACGCCGACAATGTGCAGGACGGGGACTGGCAACCTTTCTTCAGCGGCGACGTTTCGGTGCAACTGGCGCTGGCGGCGGTACAGGATGTCGACGCCTACAGAATCCGCATCAAGGAATACCTCGACTTCCTGAAGGATCTCAACTTCCAGTCGGACGAGGCGAAGGCCAAAGAGTACCTGGGGTACCTGTTCAGCGCCGCGGCGACGCTCGCGCGACAGTTCGACATCTTCCAAGCAGCGCTGCCGGCCGACCTGCCGCTCAAGTCCATGCTGCAGGCCCTGCTCCAGAGCCAGCTCGCTCTCGCCCTCAACCGGCTCATCAGCTACTACAAGGCCGACCTCGCCCTCCCCCAGCCCGACAGCCTCATTGCGGAAGCTGCCCCCGACCTGGTGGTTTTGGGGAAGAGCGCGGTCACCTTCGCCGAGGTGTACCAGGGTGGACTGACAGGGGAATGGATTACCGATGGCTCGGCAGACTGGGCCGCTTACACGAATGGAGTACTCCCCGACGCGTCGGTGTACGGCTCGGGGATCGAGGCGTACCAGCGCATCAACCACATCGCTACCCACAACCTCTTCACCTCGGCCCTGGACCAGTTCCTCAAGGCCTACGCCCGGACGGCGGCGGAAGCTGCCAAGGGACTCGAAGCCTCGCTCACGCAGCGCGACGACCACCAGCCTCATTACGCGCTCTTCCTGACCTTTCTCAGGCTCTTCGCCTACGCCCGCGACGGCGCCAACACCTTGACCGGCAGGCACCTCGACTTCTATTACCGCATCATCCTGCAGCTGAAGGAAAAGGAGGCGAGGCCCGGCCACGCGCATCTCCTTATCGAACTCGCCAAGCAGCCCCCCGAGCACCTGGTGCTGGCCGGCGAACTCTTCAAGGCGGGAAAGGACGCGCTCGGGCACGACGCCTTTTTCGCCAACGACCGGGACTTCGTTGCGAACCAGGCGCAGGTGGCCGCACTTATGACGGTGTACCGGCACGGCTCCGAGAAGGTCGGCGTCACCGCCCCCAGTTCCCTGCAGCAGGGTCGGATCTTCGCCTCGCCGGTGGCAAACTCGGAAGACGGCATCGGCGGGGAACTGACCTCAAACGACAAATCGTGGCACCCCTTCCACAACAAGAAGTACCAGGACGGGACGCTGGCGAAGATAGACATGCCCAAAGCCGAGATCGGGTTCGGCGTCGCCTCGCACTACCTCTACCTTGCCCAGGGGGAGAGGAGCGTGACGCTCAGCTTTCAGAGCCAGCCGACAGCCGCGAGGGACTTCAAGGACGACGTGGTCTGCCTGTTCAGCTCGGAAAAGGGTTGGCTGGAAAAAGCACCTGTCTCCTTTGCCCAGGAGACCGGAGGGCTGGTGTTGAGGATTGACCTCTCCGGGGCGGACCCCGCCGTTGTCGCCTATTCCGCAAAGCTCCACGGCTACAGCTTCGCCACCGAACTCCCGGTGCTGCTGGTAAAGCTCAAGCACCGAGACGACGCTCCATTCGCCTACCCGGAGCTGGAACCGGTCACGCTCACCCAGGCGGGGCTCACCGTAGAGGTGACGGGGCTGAAGACAGCGGCCTTGTCCAATGACTTCGGTCCTGTGGGGGCCTCCAAGCCCTTTCAGCCCTTCGGCCCCTCCCCGGTAGCCAACGGCTCATTCGTCATCGGCTCGGGCGAGATGTTCCAGAAGTCTCTCACCTACGCGCAGGTCAACGTGCAGTGGCAAAGCACCCCTGCCCCCTTCAACGGCGCGAGCGTGAGCGTTGTGACCGAATACCTGCAGGGCGGGGTCTGGCGCCAGTATAAGACGAGCCTCCAGGCTGACGTCACCAGCACCACCTTCGATCTTCTCGGCGAACCGCAGTCCGCGGACGCGCCCCCCTATTCCGACGCCCCCGCCCCGCCGGAAAACGAGCAGTTCCAGACCTCCTCGCGAAACGGCTTCGTCCGCCTGAGGCTTGCCGCCGACTTCGGCCAGAGCGACTACGAGCAGGCGCTCATCGACTACATCAAGCGCGTCACCGACAGCGACCCTAATAACGACGGCGAGAAGCCGGTCGCTCCGACTGGCCCTTACGTCACCGGTCTGACCCTCGACTACGGCGCGCAGCAGACCATAGCGCTGGATCAGGCGGACCGGGGAAAGTTCGAGGCGAGGCAGGCTCTATTCTTCCATCTGGACCCCTTCGGTTACGCGGAGCAGCACCCTTATCTGAAATCGACGGTGCCTGCGGCTATCCCCTCCATGACACTGCTGCCGCAGTTCAAGCACTTGAACCGCGACGACCCGAAGCTTCCCAAGGGGGTGCCGGTGCCGCACGAGGCTGAGTTCTACGTAGGGGTCGCCGGGCTCGTTCCACCGCAGAACCTGGCTCTGCTGTTCCAGGTGGTCGACGGGAGCGCCGACCCGCTCTCCATCAAGCCCAAGCCGCATATCGACTGGAGCTACCTGCAGCAAAACGAGTGGGTCCCATTCGGCCACGGCGAGGTGGAGGACCGAACCGCTGAGCTGATCGACTCGGGTATCGTCACCCTCTCCATCCCCCGCGGCGCATCCAGCGACAACACCCTGCTTCCGGCAGACCAGTACTGGGTGCGCGCCGCGGTGAAAAGCAACAGCGATTCGGTCTGCCGCCTGATCCTCGTCGCCGCGCAGGCGCTGCAGGCGACCTTCGAGGACCAGGGAAACGACCCCGCTTTCGTTGGGGGCACGCTCCACGCCGGGATCATCGCCAAGCTCGCCCAGCCAGACGCCGACGTAAAGAAGGTAAGCCAACCCTTCGCCAGCTTCGGTGGGCGGGGCAAAGAGGCGCCGGCCGACTTCTACACCAGGGTTTCGGAGCGGCTGCGCCACAAGGACCGCGCTATCGCTCAGTGGGACTACGAGCGGCTGGTGCTGGAAGGCTTCCCCCAGATTTACCGGGTCAAGTGCCTGAACCACACCCAGTACGAGCCTGACGCGACCGGGAGCGGCATCTACCGCGAGCTCGCTCCGGGGCACGTCACCGTGGTCACCATCCCTGATCTACGCCTCGCCGCCCTAAGGGATCCGCTGCGCCCCTACACGAGCCTGGGGCTCCTGGACAAGATCTCCGCATACCTCGCGCAGCGGCTTTCCTGCTTCGTGCGGCTGCACGTGAGGAACCCGCTCTTCGAGGAGGTGCAGGTGGACTGCAAGGTGACCCTGCAGCCGGGGCTGGACCAGAGCTTTTACGAGCAGAAGGTCAAGGAGGCGATCACCCGTTTCCTTTCCCCCTGGGCCTTCCCCGGAGGGGGGAACCCATCCTTCGGCGGCAAGGTGAGGAAGTCGGTCCTCATCGACTTCGTGGAGGAACTCCCTTACGTGGATTGCGTGATGGACTTCAGGCTCCTGCACAGCTACATCGACGCCGACGGCAACGCCCGCACCGACGAAGTCGACGAGGCCGCCGGTTCCACTACCGTTTCCATCCTGGTCTCCGCCCGCAAACATCTGGTCGCTGCCATCAACCCCGCCGAGGAGGAGACTCCCGGTGAACTCTGCCGGTGCCTCGCATGA